From bacterium, the proteins below share one genomic window:
- a CDS encoding ABC transporter ATP-binding protein, translated as MLELRRVNTHYGAVHILKDVDLAIYSGELVCLLGGNASGKSTTLRTILGMVKPTTGDVKVNGQVVTHQPTRERVAMGVTMVPENRRLFKRLTVRENLDLGAYLRTDSDQIAADLERVFELFPRVKERLNQKSGTLSGGEQQMVAIGRALMANPRVLLMDEPSMGLAPALVQQNFELIQQIHQAGLTVFMVEQNANMALSIADRGWVLQTGRVVLDDTAENLLAHPDLQASYLGTAEQ; from the coding sequence GTGCTTGAGCTCCGAAGAGTGAACACCCATTACGGGGCCGTCCACATCCTCAAGGATGTGGATCTGGCCATCTACTCCGGCGAGCTGGTGTGCCTGCTGGGCGGCAACGCCAGCGGCAAGTCGACCACATTGCGGACCATCCTCGGCATGGTGAAGCCCACTACCGGCGACGTGAAGGTCAACGGACAGGTGGTGACCCATCAGCCCACTCGGGAGCGGGTGGCGATGGGAGTAACGATGGTCCCGGAGAACCGCCGGCTGTTCAAGCGCCTGACCGTGCGCGAGAACCTCGATCTCGGCGCCTACCTGCGCACCGATTCCGATCAGATTGCGGCCGACCTGGAACGGGTGTTCGAGCTGTTTCCCCGGGTCAAGGAGCGGCTCAACCAGAAGTCGGGAACGCTGTCGGGGGGCGAGCAGCAGATGGTGGCCATCGGACGGGCCCTGATGGCCAATCCGAGGGTGCTGTTGATGGACGAGCCCTCGATGGGCTTGGCCCCCGCCCTGGTGCAGCAGAACTTCGAGCTAATCCAGCAGATCCACCAAGCCGGGCTGACCGTGTTTATGGTGGAGCAGAACGCCAACATGGCCCTGTCCATCGCCGACCGAGGGTGGGTGCTGCAAACCGGACGGGTCGTGCTCGACGACACCGCAGAGAACCTCCTAGCCCACCCCGACCTACAAGCCTCCTACCTAGGCACTGCTGAGCAGTAG